The window TTCGGAGATGAAGAGTATCTCTCCGATTTCGCGGTTTCCTTTTCCGTTCGCAACTTGCCGCAGGACCTGGATCTCGCGGTCACTGAGCGATTCGTCGCTGACGTGTTCTGCCAGAGCGTTGGCTAATTCGGAGGGAATCCGTCTTCTACCGGCGTGCACCATGCGAATCGCCTCCACAAGCTCTTTTGGAGGCGCGGTCTTGAGCATGTATCCGCGGGCTCCGGATTCCAGCGAGCGCCTGATTTCCACGTCGCCTTCGAAGGTGGTCAGAATGATGATCTTTGCATCGGGGAAATCGGCTCGGATCGCGATCATGGCATCGATTCCGCTGATGTCGGGAAGCCGCAGGTCCATGAGGACGACGTCCGGCTTCTGTTCCCGATAAAGCTGGATGGCGGTATGGCCATTCGGCGCTACTGCTACGAGGTCCAAGTCGGGTTGGCTCCGGATGACTGTGGCGATTCCCTCCCGAACGAGAGGGTGGTCATCCACGCACATCAC is drawn from Acidicapsa acidisoli and contains these coding sequences:
- a CDS encoding response regulator transcription factor encodes the protein MTETIAEKLSIKVMCVDDHPLVREGIATVIRSQPDLDLVAVAPNGHTAIQLYREQKPDVVLMDLRLPDISGIDAMIAIRADFPDAKIIILTTFEGDVEIRRSLESGARGYMLKTAPPKELVEAIRMVHAGRRRIPSELANALAEHVSDESLSDREIQVLRQVANGKGNREIGEILFISEETVKAHLKHILEKLDADDRTQAVTIALRRGIMHL